From Vicia villosa cultivar HV-30 ecotype Madison, WI unplaced genomic scaffold, Vvil1.0 ctg.002408F_1_1, whole genome shotgun sequence, a single genomic window includes:
- the LOC131638755 gene encoding B3 domain-containing protein Os12g0591400-like isoform X2, with protein sequence MAIRHPRFFKVMQNHKEEIRLPKKFVEKYWKGISNPVLLILPNGVEHKVFWVERDGDIWFQKNWEKLAKFLKYYSRIKFVSEVGEAAKEAEDNIEVSDNRDKSLDESEPSKHVQMKKVNGKRKSMDFDPTHENISGTNIGSMTKMSKECQTAETMNENPRFEVKLTPSSIQNYRLRIPTEFSREYLNKFNGTTTMRVGEDGTMKVKIKFDDIYSRSIVSGGWTRIVKKYKLHVNDVCIFEMIQLQPPSFVITIIRGEEEDPSPKKSKGYKEGKSCDNIAKKKDILETSRSCPKLHVLDDLEDNSVTKKNIFEVVVNSSYPCVPNAFMNRHVGCHGKFLELKVEEKSWFVKLSYYPTHSTLYAGWRKFMKECKLEVGDICFFELVDENKCVFKVSFERNNLGGDVRSV encoded by the exons AGACTTCCGAAGAAATTCGTGGAGAAATATTGGAAAGGAATTTCAAATCCGGTGTTACTTATTCTACCAAATGGAGTTGAACACAAAGTATTTTGGGTGGAACGTGACGGTGATATTTGGTTTCAAAAGAATTGggaaaaacttgcaaaatttttaaaat ATTATTCTCGAATAAAATTTGTAAGTGAAGTTGGTGAAGCTGCAAAAGAAGCTGAAGACAATATTGAAGTGAGTGACAATAGGGATAAGAGTTTAGATGAGAGTGAACCATCCAAGCATGTTCAAATGAAAAAAGTTAATGGCAAGAGAAAAAGTATGGATTTTGATCCTACACATGAAAATATTTCAG GTACTAACATAGGAAGCATGACGAAGATGTCTAAAGAGTGTCAAACAGCCGAAACTATGAATGAGAACCCAAGGTTTGAAGTTAAATTGACACCATCTTCTATCCAAAACTATAGATTG AGGATACCAACTGAATTTTCTAGGGAATACTTGAACAAGTTCAATGGTACGACAACTATGAGAGTCGGTGAAGACGGAACTATGAAAGTTAAAATCAAGTTTGATGATATCTATAGTCGATCTATTGTGAGTGGCGGTTGGACAAGGATTGTTAAAAAGTATAAATTGCATGTTAATGATGTTTGTATATTTGAGATGATTCAACTCCAACCACCTTCCTTCGTTATTACTATTATtcgaggagaagaagaagatccaAGTCCTAAGAAATCGAAAG GTTACAAAGAAGGAAAATCTTGTGATAATATTGCAAAGAAAAAAGACATTCTAGAAACTTCTAGGAGCTGTCCAAAATTACATGTTCTAGATG ATTTAGAAGACAATAGTGTGACTAAAAAGAATATATTTGAAGTTGTTGTGAATTCATCATACCCG TGTGTACCAAATGCGTTTATGAATAGACATGTTGGATGTCATGGAAAATTCTTGGAGTTGAAAGTGGAAGAAAAATCTTGGTTTGTGAAACTGAGTTATTATCCCACACACAGTACATTGTATGCAGGTTGGAGAAAATTTATGAAAGAATGCAAATTGGAGGTAGGAGATATTTGTTTCTTTGAGTTGGTCGATGAGAACAAATGTGTGTTTAAGGTTTCATTTGAAAGGAACAACCTAGGAGGAGATGTTAGATCTGTTTGA
- the LOC131638755 gene encoding B3 domain-containing transcription factor VRN1-like isoform X1, which produces MAIRHPRFFKVMQNHKEEIRLPKKFVEKYWKGISNPVLLILPNGVEHKVFWVERDGDIWFQKNWEKLAKFLKCNYFLTFKFICESHFKVKIYDTSTLEIDYSRIKFVSEVGEAAKEAEDNIEVSDNRDKSLDESEPSKHVQMKKVNGKRKSMDFDPTHENISGTNIGSMTKMSKECQTAETMNENPRFEVKLTPSSIQNYRLRIPTEFSREYLNKFNGTTTMRVGEDGTMKVKIKFDDIYSRSIVSGGWTRIVKKYKLHVNDVCIFEMIQLQPPSFVITIIRGEEEDPSPKKSKGYKEGKSCDNIAKKKDILETSRSCPKLHVLDDLEDNSVTKKNIFEVVVNSSYPCVPNAFMNRHVGCHGKFLELKVEEKSWFVKLSYYPTHSTLYAGWRKFMKECKLEVGDICFFELVDENKCVFKVSFERNNLGGDVRSV; this is translated from the exons AGACTTCCGAAGAAATTCGTGGAGAAATATTGGAAAGGAATTTCAAATCCGGTGTTACTTATTCTACCAAATGGAGTTGAACACAAAGTATTTTGGGTGGAACGTGACGGTGATATTTGGTTTCAAAAGAATTGggaaaaacttgcaaaatttttaaaatgtaattattttttaacttttaaatttataTGTGAATCACATTTTAAGGTTAAAATATATGACACAAGCACTTTGGAAATAGATTATTCTCGAATAAAATTTGTAAGTGAAGTTGGTGAAGCTGCAAAAGAAGCTGAAGACAATATTGAAGTGAGTGACAATAGGGATAAGAGTTTAGATGAGAGTGAACCATCCAAGCATGTTCAAATGAAAAAAGTTAATGGCAAGAGAAAAAGTATGGATTTTGATCCTACACATGAAAATATTTCAG GTACTAACATAGGAAGCATGACGAAGATGTCTAAAGAGTGTCAAACAGCCGAAACTATGAATGAGAACCCAAGGTTTGAAGTTAAATTGACACCATCTTCTATCCAAAACTATAGATTG AGGATACCAACTGAATTTTCTAGGGAATACTTGAACAAGTTCAATGGTACGACAACTATGAGAGTCGGTGAAGACGGAACTATGAAAGTTAAAATCAAGTTTGATGATATCTATAGTCGATCTATTGTGAGTGGCGGTTGGACAAGGATTGTTAAAAAGTATAAATTGCATGTTAATGATGTTTGTATATTTGAGATGATTCAACTCCAACCACCTTCCTTCGTTATTACTATTATtcgaggagaagaagaagatccaAGTCCTAAGAAATCGAAAG GTTACAAAGAAGGAAAATCTTGTGATAATATTGCAAAGAAAAAAGACATTCTAGAAACTTCTAGGAGCTGTCCAAAATTACATGTTCTAGATG ATTTAGAAGACAATAGTGTGACTAAAAAGAATATATTTGAAGTTGTTGTGAATTCATCATACCCG TGTGTACCAAATGCGTTTATGAATAGACATGTTGGATGTCATGGAAAATTCTTGGAGTTGAAAGTGGAAGAAAAATCTTGGTTTGTGAAACTGAGTTATTATCCCACACACAGTACATTGTATGCAGGTTGGAGAAAATTTATGAAAGAATGCAAATTGGAGGTAGGAGATATTTGTTTCTTTGAGTTGGTCGATGAGAACAAATGTGTGTTTAAGGTTTCATTTGAAAGGAACAACCTAGGAGGAGATGTTAGATCTGTTTGA
- the LOC131638754 gene encoding uncharacterized protein LOC131638754, whose protein sequence is MGSEVQQPIPNQTTNTNKNSNGNISVAKTLSIVQPHSLLPKPTPPLATSNPNPNDVVPSSKLKTFFRQRSNNLSSAISRTISSIKTSIDDINDKNNSSFNDVTEFKLSGLKVVVETKNDASLGKVRITLFSKSNCRDCSAVRRFFKERGLKFIEINIDVYTEREKELNQRTGNSNVPKIFFNGKLIGGLVELNAIRKNEGGELEKKLIEIADGKFSGDVPVAPEYGFDEAAEEVVEVEEDEIVKAVRVLRQRLPIQDRLVTMKIVRNCFAGSELVEFLVRHHGYIHDEAVEVGNLLCEKHFINPVFGEIDFEEGNHFYRFLEHEAFIPKCFNFRGATNDSEPKNAATVCDRLTKIMCAILESYASEDRRRVDYVAISKSEEFRRYVNMTQDLHRVDLLELSENEKLAFFLNMYNAMVIHAMIRVGCQEGVINRRSFSDFQYLIGGHPYSLATITNGILRSNRRSPYSLVKPFGGRDKRLEVAVVKMNPLIHFGLCNGTKSSPKVRFFSPCRVAEELRCAAREFLENDGIDVDLEKRTLHLSPIFKWYSADFGHERNVVKWIMNYLDANKTGLLTHLLDDGGPVHISYKNYDWSINS, encoded by the exons ATGGGTTCTGAGGTACAACAACCCATCCCAAACCAAACAACTAACACAAACAAAAACTCTAACGGTAACATTTCCGTTGCAAAAACCCTCTCAATTGTCCAACCTCATTCACTTCTCCCAAAACCAACACCACCGCTCGCTACTTCAAATCCAAACCCAAACGACGTCGTTCcatcatcaaaattaaaaacATTCTTCCGTCAGCGTAGCAACAACCTGTCGTCAGCAATCTCGCGAACGATCTCGTCTATAAAAACCTCAATCGACGACATAAACGACAAAAACAACTCGTCGTTTAACGACGTTACCGAATTCAAATTATCCGGTTTAAAAGTCGTGGTAGAGACCAAAAACGACGCGTCGTTGGGGAAAGTTCGAATCACGCTGTTTTCGAAATCGAATTGCAGAGACTGTTCTGCAGTTCGAAGATTCTTCAAAGAGAGAGGATTGAaattcattgaaatcaacatcgATGTTTACACCGAAAGAGAGAAAGAGCTGAATCAAAGAACGGGAAATTCAAACGTTCCGAAGATTTTCTTCAACGGGAAGCTGATTGGAGGATTGGTGGAGCTGAACGCGATAAGGAAGAATGAAGGCGGTGAATTGGAGAAGAAGTTGATTGAAATTGCGGATGGAAAGTTTTCCGGCGATGTTCCGGTGGCGCCGGAGTATGGATTTGATGAGGCGGCGGAGGAGGTGGTGGAGGTGGAGGAGGATGAGATTGTGAAGGCTGTGAGAGTGTTGAGGCAGAGGTTGCCGATTCAAGATCGGTTGGTGACGATGAAGATTGTTAGAAATTGTTTTGCTGGGAGTGAATTGGTGGAGTTTCTTGTTCGTCACCATGGATATATTCATGATGag GCTGTTGAGGTCGGAAATCTGTTATGCGAAAAGCACTTCATCAATCCAGTTTTCGG GGAAATTGATTTCGAGGAGGGAAATCACTTCTACCGATTCCTTGAGCATGAAGCTTTTATCCCAAAATGTTTCAATTTCCGTGGTGCCACAAATGACAGTGAACCGAAAAATGCAGCTACAGTTTGTGATAGACTTACCAAGATTATGTGTGCGATTCTTGAATCTTATGCTTCTGAAGATAGGAGACGTGTTGATTATGTGGCAATCAGCAAAAGTGAGGAATTTCGAAG GTATGTAAACATGACTCAGGATCTGCATAGAGTGGATCTCTTAGAACTATCTGAAAACGAGAAACTCGCCTTCTTCTTAAATATGTACAATGCCATGGTTATCCATGCTATGATAAGAGTAGGGTGTCAAGAAGGTGTGATTAATAGGAGATCCTTCTCGGATTTTCAGTATTTGATCGGAGGACATCCTTATTCTCTTGCGACTATTACAAATGGAATCCTTAGAAGCAATCGGAGGTCGCCTTATTCCTTAGTCAAGCCCTTTGGCGGTAGAGACAAACGGCTAGAG GTTGCAGTTGTCAAAATGAATCCTTTGATTCACTTTGGACTTTGTAATGGCACAAAGTCAAGCCCAAAAGTGAGATTTTTTTCACCTTGTAGAGTTGCAGAAGAATTGAGATGTGCAGCTAGAGAGTTTCTTGAGAATGATGGAATTGATGTTGACCTAGAGAAGAGGACCCTTCATCTCAGTCCAATTTTTAAGTG GTACAGTGCAgattttggacatgagagaaatGTGGTAAAATGGATAATGAACTACTTGGATGCAAACAAAACAGGTCTTTTGACACATCTCTTAGATGATGGAGGTCCAGTTCATATATCATACAAAAATTATGATtggtcaataaattcttga